A window of the Lolium perenne isolate Kyuss_39 chromosome 7, Kyuss_2.0, whole genome shotgun sequence genome harbors these coding sequences:
- the LOC127300941 gene encoding ribonuclease E/G-like protein, chloroplastic isoform X1 — protein MAARALGPPPLPPPPLGTMRAPPRATDISAPSPPNGYRRSATGLSSALTGHRGRHSLCSVQLTEAASGNVQVEANLSHSPTAFMSTGRDDSAITCKGFCTISWNLKADVLDGYIIFVTGDPVTLGCWEPDMAVQLDPSIKSKNEWRAEIKVPYGVHFKYNYFVREEKGSSDDIIWRPGPDCSLSIPSVSRKKHVILVKDLWMKTSVAGIHPPRGSWLMEADFHEDQIEESAKCESIVKSHSVIDVVDRASSVGAHIILRLGNGTTSGIQSPSISVHDDFTTAEKPNSVKVNVDQHERNQPVEEPWIIGSFVSAENSVSPVELKKDRRKFLNTEKDSSEVTENMPEQDQPVEEPWLYQSLLISNRPGVKTKSKIEAKDIIKNLRKIEKTPAALEDHIPATGEHSPRVILINSSICSMQRIAVLEDGKLVELLLEPVKNNVHCDSIYLGIVTKLVPHMGGAFVDIGILRPSLMSIKQNRDPFVYPQIVKDIKGGYANDSDYNDESHPTYDGDDDDHDDDDDIADEEFAHEENDDSSTFLPDNVSENGQSMDFVSSSKIKMIGGAEFGSVTGCDDEKDDEIDDHMEDEYNDDLLAGEQSEISNDIKKLSSIQHALRESNNDTNGCRWSQVRKGTKIMVQVVKEGLGTKGPTLSPFPCLRSRFWILVSRGNKVGVSKKITGIERTRLKGVTKLLRPPGFTLTARTVAAGHSWEELQKDLDRLLSTWKGIIEHAQSAALAAEEGVEGAVPVILYRSKGQALSIVQDDFNEKVKRLVVDSPRTYHEVTSYLQEVAPELCNRVDLYEKRTPIFDEYKIEKEIDNILCKRVVLQNGGSLIIEQTEALVSVDVNGGHSMFGQGTSQEKAILDVNLEAAKQIARELRLRDIGGIIVVDFIDMIDDSNKRLVYEEMKKAVEKDRSTVGVSELSKLGLMEITRKRVRPSVTFMISEPCSCCHGIGRVEALDTSFSKIEREICRRLATCRHNFDPEKPKSWPRFLLRVDHEMCTYLTSGKKTKLGLLSSSLKVWVLLKIARGFTRGAFELLPYSDEEDTDEQKESPADSPPLRDAGRSKLSVFPIKKWMSRAKRAK, from the exons ATGGCTGCCCGCGCGCTGGGCCCACCGCCTCTGCCTCCTCCCCCTCTCGGTACCATGCGGGCACCCCCGCGCGCCACTGATATCTCCGCTCCGTCGCCGCCCAATGGCTACCGGCGCAGCGCCACCGGTCTCAGCTCTGCGCTAACCGGCCACCGGGGAAG GCACAGTTTGTGTTCAGTGCAATTGACGGAAGCTGCTAGTGGAAATGTTCAAGTGGAAGCAAACTTGTCTCATTCCCCAACGGCATTCATGTCTACAGGACGTG ATGACTCGGCCATAACCTGTAAAGGATTCTGTACGATATCATGGAACCTGAAAGCAGATGTTCTGGATGGTTACATAATCTTCGTAACAGGCGATCCAGTTACCCTGGGTTGCTGGGAACCTGATATGGCTGTTCAGTTGGATCCTTCTATTAAAAGTAAAAATGAATGGAGGGCTGAAATAAAG GTACCATATGGGGTGCATTTCAAATATAATTATTTTGTTCGAGAGGAAAAAGGTTCCTCTGATGATATCATATGGAGGCCTGGTCCTGACTGTTCCTTATCGATACCTTCAGTTAGCCGGAAAAAACATGTCATCCTTGTGAAAGATCTGTGGATGAAAACCAGTGTGGCAGGTATTCATCCTCCTCGGGGATCTTGGCTGATGGAAGCTGATTTTCATGAAGATCAAATTGAGGAGAGTGCGAAGTGTGAGAGCATTGTGAAATCCCACTCTGTTATAGATGTGGTGGATCGGGCTTCATCGGTAG GTGCGCATATTATTCTGAGACTTGGGAATGGCACAACATCAGGCATACAGAGTCCATCCATCAGTGTGCatgatgattttactacagctgaAAAACCAAATTCAGTTAAAGTTAATGTGGACCAACATGAGAGAAATCAGCCTGTTGAGGAGCCATGGATTATTGGATCTTTTGTCTCAGCAGAGAACTCTGTTTCACCAGTGGAACTCAAGAAAGACAGAAGGAAGTTCTTGAATACAGAAAAGGATTCGAGTGAAGTAACAGAAAACATGCCTGAACAGGACCAGCCTGTGGAGGAGCCATGGTTATATCAATCTTTGCTGATATCAAACAGACCTGGTGTTAAAACTAAAAGCAAAATAGAAGCAAAGGATATTATAAAAAATTTAAGAAAAATCGAAAAAACCCCAGCAGCTTTGGAGGATCATATCCCTGCCACTGGTGAACATTCACCAAGAGTCATATTAATTAACTCCTCTATATGCAGCATGCAGAGGATTGCTGTATTGGAAGATGGGAAACTAGTTGAACTCTTGCTGGAGCCTGTAAAAAACAATGTACATTGTGACAGTATTTATTTAGGTATAGTAACAAAACTTGTGCCTCATATGGGAGGTGCTTTTGTTGACATTGGAATTTTGAGACCTTCACTTATGAGCATAAAGCAAAACCGTGATCCATTTGTGTATCCTCAAATTGTCAAGGACATTAAAGGAGGTTATGCTAATGATTCTGATTATAATGATGAGAGCCATCCGACATacgacggtgatgatgatgatcatgatgatgatgatgatattgCTGATGAGGAGTTCGCACATGAAGAAAATGATGATTCATCAACATTTCTGCCTGACAATGTTAGCGAGAATGGACAAAGCATGGACTTTGTGTCTAGTTCTAAGATAAAGATGATTGGTGGTGCTGAATTCGGAAGTGTCACTGGTTGTGATGATGAAAAGGATGATGAAATTGATGATCACATGGAAGACGAATACAATGATGATCTCTTAGCAGGAGAACAGTCAGAGATCTCCAATGATATTAAGAAATTATCTTCGATTCAACATGCTTTGAgggaatctaacaatgatacaaaTGGATGTAGGTGGTCTCAAGTTCGCAAGGGCACAAAAATTATGGTTCAAGTTGTCAAGGAGGGGTTGGGTACCAAAGGTCCAACACTGAGTCCATTTCCATGCTTAAGAAGCCGATTTTGG ATATTGGTTTCCCGTGGTAACAAAGTTGGAGTGTCAAAAAAGATTACCGGGATAGAGCGCACCCGGTTGAAGGGGGTTACAAAGTTATTACGTCCTCCTGGATTTACTCTGACGGCTCGTACAGTTGCTGCTGGCCATTCATGGGAAGAATTGCAGAAGGATCTTGATCGCTTGTTATCTACCTGGAAAGGAATAATTGAACATGCTCAATCTGCTGCCTTAGCTGCTGAGGAAGGTGTGGAAGGTGCTGTTCCTGTGATTCTATATAGATCAAAGGGTCAGGCTCTATCTATAGTTCAAGATGATTTTAATGAGAAG GTCAAGAGGCTGGTTGTGGATTCCCCTCGTACCTACCATGAG GTTACAAGCTATCTCCAAGAAGTTGCGCCTGAGCTGTGTAATAGAGTTGACCTCTATGAGAAAAGAACTCCTATATTCGATGAATATAAAATTGAAAAGGAGATCGACAATATTCTTTGCAAAAG GGTTGTGCTACAGAATGGGGGTTCTTTAATTATAGAACAGACTGAAGCTCTAGTTTCTGTTGATGTCAATGGTGGTCACAGTATGTTTGGTCAAGGGACGTCACAGGAGAAGGCTATTTTAGATGTCAACCTGGAAGCTGCAAAGCAA ATTGCTCGTGAGCTGCGCTTGAGGGATATTGGTGGCATCATTGTTGTTGATTTTATCGATATGATAGATGATT CAAACAAAAGACTAGTGTAtgaagaaatgaagaaagcagTAGAAAAGGACCGGTCAACCGTTGGTGTTTCAGAATTGTCAAAGCTGGGTTTGATGGAAATAACTAGAAAAAGA GTTCGACCTAGTGTTACTTTCATGATCAGTGAGCCTTGTTCATGTTGCCATGGTATTGGTCGTGTTGAAGCTCTTGATACGTCCTTCTCTAAGATAGAACGTGAAATCTGCCGACGCCTT GCCACCTGTAGGCATAATTTCGATCCAGAGAAACCAAAGTCATGGCCAAGATTTTTGCTTAGGGTGGACCATGAGATGTGCACGTACTTGACATCAGGCAAGAAGACTAAATTAGGGCTCCTTAGCAGCTCCCTCAAAGTTTGGGTTTTGTTGAAG ATTGCTCGAGGTTTTACACGTGGTGCATTTGAATTGCTACCATATTCCGACGAGGAAGACACAGACGAGCAGAAGGAATCACCAGCAGACTCACCACCTCTCAGGGACGCAGGAAGATCCAAACTGTCCGTCTTTCCTATTAAGAAATGGATGAGCCGTGCAAAGCGAGCCAAGTGA
- the LOC127300941 gene encoding ribonuclease E/G-like protein, chloroplastic isoform X2 gives MFKWKQTCLIPQRHSCLQDVVPYGVHFKYNYFVREEKGSSDDIIWRPGPDCSLSIPSVSRKKHVILVKDLWMKTSVAGIHPPRGSWLMEADFHEDQIEESAKCESIVKSHSVIDVVDRASSVGAHIILRLGNGTTSGIQSPSISVHDDFTTAEKPNSVKVNVDQHERNQPVEEPWIIGSFVSAENSVSPVELKKDRRKFLNTEKDSSEVTENMPEQDQPVEEPWLYQSLLISNRPGVKTKSKIEAKDIIKNLRKIEKTPAALEDHIPATGEHSPRVILINSSICSMQRIAVLEDGKLVELLLEPVKNNVHCDSIYLGIVTKLVPHMGGAFVDIGILRPSLMSIKQNRDPFVYPQIVKDIKGGYANDSDYNDESHPTYDGDDDDHDDDDDIADEEFAHEENDDSSTFLPDNVSENGQSMDFVSSSKIKMIGGAEFGSVTGCDDEKDDEIDDHMEDEYNDDLLAGEQSEISNDIKKLSSIQHALRESNNDTNGCRWSQVRKGTKIMVQVVKEGLGTKGPTLSPFPCLRSRFWILVSRGNKVGVSKKITGIERTRLKGVTKLLRPPGFTLTARTVAAGHSWEELQKDLDRLLSTWKGIIEHAQSAALAAEEGVEGAVPVILYRSKGQALSIVQDDFNEKVKRLVVDSPRTYHEVTSYLQEVAPELCNRVDLYEKRTPIFDEYKIEKEIDNILCKRVVLQNGGSLIIEQTEALVSVDVNGGHSMFGQGTSQEKAILDVNLEAAKQIARELRLRDIGGIIVVDFIDMIDDSNKRLVYEEMKKAVEKDRSTVGVSELSKLGLMEITRKRVRPSVTFMISEPCSCCHGIGRVEALDTSFSKIEREICRRLATCRHNFDPEKPKSWPRFLLRVDHEMCTYLTSGKKTKLGLLSSSLKVWVLLKIARGFTRGAFELLPYSDEEDTDEQKESPADSPPLRDAGRSKLSVFPIKKWMSRAKRAK, from the exons ATGTTCAAGTGGAAGCAAACTTGTCTCATTCCCCAACGGCATTCATGTCTACAGGACGTG GTACCATATGGGGTGCATTTCAAATATAATTATTTTGTTCGAGAGGAAAAAGGTTCCTCTGATGATATCATATGGAGGCCTGGTCCTGACTGTTCCTTATCGATACCTTCAGTTAGCCGGAAAAAACATGTCATCCTTGTGAAAGATCTGTGGATGAAAACCAGTGTGGCAGGTATTCATCCTCCTCGGGGATCTTGGCTGATGGAAGCTGATTTTCATGAAGATCAAATTGAGGAGAGTGCGAAGTGTGAGAGCATTGTGAAATCCCACTCTGTTATAGATGTGGTGGATCGGGCTTCATCGGTAG GTGCGCATATTATTCTGAGACTTGGGAATGGCACAACATCAGGCATACAGAGTCCATCCATCAGTGTGCatgatgattttactacagctgaAAAACCAAATTCAGTTAAAGTTAATGTGGACCAACATGAGAGAAATCAGCCTGTTGAGGAGCCATGGATTATTGGATCTTTTGTCTCAGCAGAGAACTCTGTTTCACCAGTGGAACTCAAGAAAGACAGAAGGAAGTTCTTGAATACAGAAAAGGATTCGAGTGAAGTAACAGAAAACATGCCTGAACAGGACCAGCCTGTGGAGGAGCCATGGTTATATCAATCTTTGCTGATATCAAACAGACCTGGTGTTAAAACTAAAAGCAAAATAGAAGCAAAGGATATTATAAAAAATTTAAGAAAAATCGAAAAAACCCCAGCAGCTTTGGAGGATCATATCCCTGCCACTGGTGAACATTCACCAAGAGTCATATTAATTAACTCCTCTATATGCAGCATGCAGAGGATTGCTGTATTGGAAGATGGGAAACTAGTTGAACTCTTGCTGGAGCCTGTAAAAAACAATGTACATTGTGACAGTATTTATTTAGGTATAGTAACAAAACTTGTGCCTCATATGGGAGGTGCTTTTGTTGACATTGGAATTTTGAGACCTTCACTTATGAGCATAAAGCAAAACCGTGATCCATTTGTGTATCCTCAAATTGTCAAGGACATTAAAGGAGGTTATGCTAATGATTCTGATTATAATGATGAGAGCCATCCGACATacgacggtgatgatgatgatcatgatgatgatgatgatattgCTGATGAGGAGTTCGCACATGAAGAAAATGATGATTCATCAACATTTCTGCCTGACAATGTTAGCGAGAATGGACAAAGCATGGACTTTGTGTCTAGTTCTAAGATAAAGATGATTGGTGGTGCTGAATTCGGAAGTGTCACTGGTTGTGATGATGAAAAGGATGATGAAATTGATGATCACATGGAAGACGAATACAATGATGATCTCTTAGCAGGAGAACAGTCAGAGATCTCCAATGATATTAAGAAATTATCTTCGATTCAACATGCTTTGAgggaatctaacaatgatacaaaTGGATGTAGGTGGTCTCAAGTTCGCAAGGGCACAAAAATTATGGTTCAAGTTGTCAAGGAGGGGTTGGGTACCAAAGGTCCAACACTGAGTCCATTTCCATGCTTAAGAAGCCGATTTTGG ATATTGGTTTCCCGTGGTAACAAAGTTGGAGTGTCAAAAAAGATTACCGGGATAGAGCGCACCCGGTTGAAGGGGGTTACAAAGTTATTACGTCCTCCTGGATTTACTCTGACGGCTCGTACAGTTGCTGCTGGCCATTCATGGGAAGAATTGCAGAAGGATCTTGATCGCTTGTTATCTACCTGGAAAGGAATAATTGAACATGCTCAATCTGCTGCCTTAGCTGCTGAGGAAGGTGTGGAAGGTGCTGTTCCTGTGATTCTATATAGATCAAAGGGTCAGGCTCTATCTATAGTTCAAGATGATTTTAATGAGAAG GTCAAGAGGCTGGTTGTGGATTCCCCTCGTACCTACCATGAG GTTACAAGCTATCTCCAAGAAGTTGCGCCTGAGCTGTGTAATAGAGTTGACCTCTATGAGAAAAGAACTCCTATATTCGATGAATATAAAATTGAAAAGGAGATCGACAATATTCTTTGCAAAAG GGTTGTGCTACAGAATGGGGGTTCTTTAATTATAGAACAGACTGAAGCTCTAGTTTCTGTTGATGTCAATGGTGGTCACAGTATGTTTGGTCAAGGGACGTCACAGGAGAAGGCTATTTTAGATGTCAACCTGGAAGCTGCAAAGCAA ATTGCTCGTGAGCTGCGCTTGAGGGATATTGGTGGCATCATTGTTGTTGATTTTATCGATATGATAGATGATT CAAACAAAAGACTAGTGTAtgaagaaatgaagaaagcagTAGAAAAGGACCGGTCAACCGTTGGTGTTTCAGAATTGTCAAAGCTGGGTTTGATGGAAATAACTAGAAAAAGA GTTCGACCTAGTGTTACTTTCATGATCAGTGAGCCTTGTTCATGTTGCCATGGTATTGGTCGTGTTGAAGCTCTTGATACGTCCTTCTCTAAGATAGAACGTGAAATCTGCCGACGCCTT GCCACCTGTAGGCATAATTTCGATCCAGAGAAACCAAAGTCATGGCCAAGATTTTTGCTTAGGGTGGACCATGAGATGTGCACGTACTTGACATCAGGCAAGAAGACTAAATTAGGGCTCCTTAGCAGCTCCCTCAAAGTTTGGGTTTTGTTGAAG ATTGCTCGAGGTTTTACACGTGGTGCATTTGAATTGCTACCATATTCCGACGAGGAAGACACAGACGAGCAGAAGGAATCACCAGCAGACTCACCACCTCTCAGGGACGCAGGAAGATCCAAACTGTCCGTCTTTCCTATTAAGAAATGGATGAGCCGTGCAAAGCGAGCCAAGTGA
- the LOC139833073 gene encoding LOW QUALITY PROTEIN: uncharacterized protein (The sequence of the model RefSeq protein was modified relative to this genomic sequence to represent the inferred CDS: inserted 2 bases in 1 codon; deleted 1 base in 1 codon), with protein sequence MVKPRRPSPSPPPRRPCHHDAGRRGVVVERVVKDIGGGSYPMLTWTNYTEWSLLMKVKLQARGIQDEIEGADDFQEDRMALEAILQAVPPEMMAGLTVKRTTKEAWEAIRAMRVGSDRVRKGKVQLLKKEFQMISFCDGESVDDFALRLTDLVTSLPTLGAPIDETLVVERFLRVVXHLALAIETLLDTSDMSLEEVTGRLKEAEERLESPEPACEQGKLLLTEEQWVERMKGLQGSSSSRPRRGSGHRRRQQPRKKGGEGGDDRAAARDSPRDDTCRNCGRHGHWGKEKQGILGPSRGR encoded by the exons ATGGTCAAG CCGCGGCGTCCTTCCCCTTCACCACCACCAAGACGACCGTGCCACCATGATGCAGGAAGGCGCGGGGTCGTGGTTGAGCGTGTTGTGAAGGACATTGGCGGCGGTAGTTACCCGATGCTGACGTGGACGAACTACACCGAATGGAGCCTCCTCATGAAGGTGAAGCTGCAAGCTCGGGGCATCCAGGATGAAATTGAGGGCGCCGACGACTTCCAGGAAGATCGAATGGCGCTGGAGGCCATCTTGCAAGCGGTGCCACCAGAAATGATGGCTGGACTGACCGTCAAGCGGACAACGAAGGAGGCGTGGGAGGCAATTCGAGCCATGCGTGTCGGTTCAGACCGCGTGCGGAAGGGCAAGGTGCAACTGCTAAAGAAGGAATTTCAGATGATCTCGTTCTGCGATGGGGAGTCTGTTGATGATTTCGCGCTACGCCTTACTGATCTCGTCACAAGCCTCCCCACGCTCGGAGCACCTATCGACGAAACTCTA GTCGTCGAGAGGTTTTTGCGAGTTGT GCACCTTGCCCTGGCGATTGAGACCCTCCTTGACACTTCTGACATGTCATTGGAGGAAGTCACCGGCCGGCTGAAGGAAGCTGAGGAGCGCCTCGAGTCGCCTGAGCCGGCGTGTGAGCAGGGCAAGCTCCTACTCACCGAGGAGCAATGGGTAGAGAGGATGAAGGGGCTCCAAGGAAGCAGCTCTTCCAGACCTAGGCGTGGCAGCGGACATCGACGACGACAGCAACCGCGTAAGAAGGGTGGAGAAGGCGGTGACGATCGTGCAGCGGCTAGGGACAGCCCACGCGATGACACATGCCGCAACTGTGGTCGTCATGGACATTGGGGCAAGGAGAAACAAGGCATACTTGGCCCAAGCAGAGGAAGATGA